A portion of the Trachemys scripta elegans isolate TJP31775 chromosome 9, CAS_Tse_1.0, whole genome shotgun sequence genome contains these proteins:
- the LOC117882363 gene encoding G-protein coupled receptor 55-like: MANSSVESYVQLFQITLYIPTFVLGLLFNMMALWFVFCKIRKLTESTIYLVSLITLDTLLLFTLPFKIISYGSQDKWNLGSTFCSFLESLYFVNMYGSILISLCICVDRYIAIRHPFLAISLRSTKKAAMVCSIVCLGVWAGTSFTYQFHDSTITTCFHNFSNKIWENPGVLVTLEIAFLGSMTAMIFCTAQIIICLKRSRKPDEPLTDTSKSVKIVMANLATFVVCFTPFHVALILYYLVKREVITSNLLQILRSFVQISLCWANLNCCLDAICYYFVLKEFLKSPPQESEITTNSS, encoded by the coding sequence ATGGCGAATAGCTCTGTCGAAAGTTATGTGCAGCTGTTCCAGATAACCCTGTACATTCCAACATTTGTCCTGGGATTGCTGTTCAATATGATGGCTTTGTGGTTTGTCTTTTGTAAGATCAGGAAACTGACAGAATCAACAATCTACCTGGTGTCACTTATTACTCTGGATACCTTGCTGCTGTTTACTCTTCCTTTTAAAATCATTTCCTATGGCTCCCAGGACAAGTGGAACTTGGGGTCGACATTCTGCTCATTCCTGGAAAGCCTTTACTTTGTGAACATGTATGGGAGCATTCTCATCTCCCTATGTATATGTGTGGACCGATATATTGCCATCCGACATCCATTCTTAGCCATTTCCCTGAGATCCACCAAGAAAGCTGCTATGGTCTGTTCCATCGTCTGCTTGGGTGTGTGGGCTGGAACTTCCTTTACTTACCAATTCCATGATAGCACAATTACTACCTGCTTCCATAACTTCTCTAATAAAATATGGGAAAACCCAGGTGTGCTTGTCACCTTGGAGATTGCCTTTCTTGGCAGCATGACAGCAATGATCTTCTGCACAGCTCAGATCATCATATGCTTGAAAAGGAGCAGAAAGCCAGACGAACCCCTTACTGACACAAGTAAATCAGTGAAGATAGTCATGGCAAACCTAGCCACATTTGTTGTCTGTTTCACCCCTTTCCATGTGGCATTGATCTTGTATTATTTGGTAAAAAGAGAGGTCATCACAAGCAATCTTCTGCAAATCTTACGGTCTTTTGTTCAGATCAGCCTCTGCTGGGCTAACCTCAACTGCTGCCTGGATGCAATTTGCTATTATTTTGTCCTTAAGGAGTTTTTGAAATCCCCACCTCAGGAGAGCGAGATAACAACCAACAGTAGTTAA